One bacterium genomic window, TATTTCACCTCCGGCCGAATCGGCACATCGCTCGTGAAATTTCCCTTTGTCATCGGCCACGAAGCAGCCGGAATGGTGGAGGCGGTTGGCGCCGGCGTCACCCGCGTCCGACCTGGGCAGAGGATCGCGATCGATCCGGCGCGCTCCTGCGGCCGATGCGATCAATGCCTGAACCACCGCGAGAACACCTGCCGCATCCTGCGCTTTCTTGGCGCACCGGATCAGCTCCCCGGCTGCCTCTGCGAATTAGTCGTGCTTCAGGAACTGCAATGTTACCCGGTGCCGGAAGGGATGAGCTTCGAGCAGGCGACCCTTTCCGAGCCGCTGGCGGTGGGGGTCTATGCGGTGGAGCGGGCTGGTCTGTCAGCCGGTGCGCATGCTGCTGTCCTCGGTGCAGGCCCTGTCGGACTCGCGGTGCTGCACGTGCTGCGCGCCAGGGGAACTGGACCGCTCTATGTCACCGAAAAGATCGCGGCGCGTCTGACTTATGCGAGCAGGTTGCAGCCGCAGTGGGCCGGCAATCCAGACCAGGAGGATATCGAGGGGACGATCCGCCAGTTGGCTCCCCTACAGCTGGATGCCGTCTTTGAATGCAGCGGTACCCTGGAGGCCATCCACCAGGGTATCCACTTGCTCAAGCCGGGTGGACGTCTGGTCCTCATCGGCATTCCGGACGAAGACGAGGTCGTCCTGCCGATCCATGAGCTGCGGCGCAAGGAGATCGATATCCTCAACATACGCCGTCAGGCCTATTGCACCGAGAAAGCCATCGAACTCCTAGCACAGCGTCAGGTAGACATGGAGGCCATGGCAACCCATCATTTCCCTCTCGAAAAAAGCGCGGATGCCTTCAAGCTGGTCGCCGCGCGCGCTGACGGGGTTATCAAGGCGATGATCACGTTGTAATCCGCCCGGGGCGGTTCACCACCGTTCCCAATGGATGTTGGCGGGATTGAATTTATCCTTGGGCCGATCTTCACCGGTCGGGTGGCCGACCGGAATGACGCAGAGGGGCACCACGTTTTCGGGCAGTCCAAGGACGGTTCTCACCCAGGCTTCGCGTTCCGGACGAGGATATGCAGCCGTCCAGACCGCACCGAGCCCCAGGGCTTCAGCGGCGAGAAGAATATTCTCCGTTGCTGCCGAGCAGTCGATGATGACATACTCCCTCATGCCGGCATTGGCTTTTTCTTCCAGTCCGCAGACGACGATGGCTGCCCCGGCCTTGTCGAGCATTTTGGCATAAGGCAACCCCTCGGCCAGGCGGTCCAGAATATCCCGCCGCGTTACGGCGATGAAAGCCCAGGGCTGTTTGTTGACCGCCGAGGGGGCCGCCATGCCCGCCCGTAGCAGGGTTTCGAGTGCTTCCCGGCTCACCGCGGCACCTGTAAAATGGCGGACACTCTTGCGGTTGAACAGCATCTCCAGTGCATCCATACTTTTCTCCTCATGTCAAGAACAACCGTAATTTCGCGATTTTTTATCAATGTATCAAGCCCCGTCCTGACGGCTGCCGCTGCGGATCCTGGATCTGCTTGACAGGGGACTAGCCGGCATAAACGTGGGGGTGCAGCAGCCTGCACGTTGTACCTAGCGTTTCGATGCCGGCGACCTGCCCGGCGGCTGCAGGGACAAAATTCGCTTGACATTCTGTGCGAATAAGCTTAAACTAAATTTAATCGGTCTTCGCAATCCATATCATGAGGAAGCCTATGTCGAAACCTGCGCGTCTCATCTCCCTCGATGCTTTCCGCGGCTTCACCATCATGCTGATGATTCTGGTGAACAATCCGGGCAGCTGGCAGTACGTCTTTCCTCCGCTGGCGCACGCCGCATGGCACGGCTGCACCCCCACAGACCTGGTCTTTCCCTTCTTTCTGTTCATCATGGGGACCGCCATGGCCTTCTCGTTCGCCCGTCGTCTCGAGGAGAACGCATCACGTCTGCCGGTTTATGGGCAGATCTTCAAGCGCACCTTTCTATTGATCTTCCTAGGTCTCTTCATGGCCTGGTACCTACGCTGGAACCTGACCACCCTGCGGTTTCCCGGCGTGCTGCAACGCATCGGTCTCTGCTACTTTTTCGCCTCGTTGATCATCCTTCATACCGGTCGGCGCGGCCAGATGATCTGGACCGCCATCCTGCTCATCGGCTACTGGCTGGCCATGGCCTTCATCCCCTTCCCCGGCCGTACCGCCGATGTCTGGGCCCTGAACAGCAACCTGGCCCAATACCTTGACGGCATCCTCCTCAAGGGCCATCTCTACAAGCAGGATATCGGTTTTGACCCAGAGGGGCTGTTGAGCACTATCCCGGCGATCGCCCAGGTGATGCTCGGATATTTCACCGGGCAATGGCTGCGCGGCAAATCCGAGCCGCTCGCCAAGACCAACGGCATGTTCATCGCCGGCAACCTTTTAATTGTCATCGGCCTTGGTTGGTCACTTTTCATGCCGATCAACAAACAGCTCTGGACCAGCAGCTATGTTCTCTACACCGCCGGAATCGCTTTGAATTTTCTCGCTATCAGTTACTGGCTGATCGATATCAAGGGCTATGCCCGGTTCACCAAACCCTTCGTCATCTACGGCAGCAATGCCATTCTCGCCTTTTTCGGCTCGGGAATCATGGCCAAGAGCCTCTACATCTGGCAGGTAACCCGCGCGGACGGAACCCGGACTTCCATCAAAGCATTATTCTATGACAGCATCCTGCTGCCTCTTTTTGGCAACTGGGGCGCCTCGCTGGTCCATCCCCTGCTCTATATTCTGATCTGGCTGGGGATTTTGGCCTGGTTCTACAAAAGGAAGATTTTCATCAAACTTTAATTCCAGCCCAATTCTGGGTCTAGTGGATCGCTGCGGGTAGGATTAAAGAAGGGAATCCTTTATGAAGCTGCCTTCGCTGCGGCAAATAAGCCAGGATATCCAATCGATTTGCTTGCGCTTCCCGCTGGTTCTCATCGATGTATTGGTCGGCACCATTGTAGCGCTGCTCCTTGCTGAACAGGAGGCCCCGGATCGTCCGACTGTCCTCGTCAACATCCTCATGGCGTGCACCCTGGGTTTTCCCCTCGTGCTGGGGCTGGCGGTGGCGGCCGAAAAACATCGCTGGTCCATGGCCTGGCGTGGAGGCTCCCAAGCTGCCGGCGTCGTGCTAGTCGCCGCTTACGGCCTCTCCCTGCCTCATTTCATGGAGGGGGCGCCGGCCCTGCATATAGCGCGGTTTGCCATGCTGGCGGTCGCCCTGATCCTTTTTCTGGCCGTTGGGCCCTTCGGTGGTTCTCGCGAACAGAACGGCTTCTGGCACTACTGCAAAATCCTCGTGGTACGCGCTGTTACCGTCCTGGTTTTCGCCGGTGTTCTTCAGGCCGGCTTCTCCCTCGCCCTACTCGCCCTGGATAAGCTTTTTGGAATTGAAATTCCCGGACGTCGGTATGGCGAGTTGTGGATCCTGATTGTCGGCCTCTTCAGCACTTCTTATTTCATGGCCGGCATCCCGGAGGAGCTAGACAAGCTCGAAGAGGAGAAAGATTATCCTCGAGTCCTGAAAATCTTTGCGCAGTACATCCTCTCGGCGGTGCTGCTGGTCTACCTGGTGATCCTCTATGCTTACATCGCCAAGATCATCCTGAACTGGGCTTGGCCCAAGGGGTGGGTGAGCGCTCTGATTCTTGGATTCAGCGTTACCGGCCTGGCGACCTTGCTGTTGCTTTGGCCGGTTCGCGCGCAGGAGGAGAATCTCTGGGGTCGGCTCGTCTGGCACCGGTTCTTCATCGTCATGATCCCGGTGGTCATCATGTTGCCCCTGGCGGTATGGCGCCGGGTCTCGGAATATGGCGTAACCGAAAGCCGCTATCTTCTGATCCTGCTTGCGCTCTATCTGACTCTTCTGGTACTCTATTTCAATCTGAGCAAGGTTAAAAACATCAAAGTCATACCGGGATTGCTGGCGCTTTTCGCCCTCTTTGCCAGCTTTGGCCCTTGGAGCGCCTTTCAGATCTCGGAACGCAGCCAGAAGAACCGGCTGGAGCATCTGCTCGCGGCAAACAGCCTGCTGGAAGCGGGACAGATCCACAAAGCAACGACCACGGTGCCGGAGGGAGCCGCCCTGCAGATCAGCTCGATTATCAGCTATTTGCGCGAGATGCACGGGTATGACAGTATTCAACCCTGGTTTAAGGACAAACTGGTGAAGGAGTCGGAGGGCAGAACGGTTCGCCTGGCCCCGTCGGAGGTGACCGGGATGCTCGGATTTGACTACCTGAGCGGGGTACG contains:
- a CDS encoding DUF5009 domain-containing protein; this translates as MSKPARLISLDAFRGFTIMLMILVNNPGSWQYVFPPLAHAAWHGCTPTDLVFPFFLFIMGTAMAFSFARRLEENASRLPVYGQIFKRTFLLIFLGLFMAWYLRWNLTTLRFPGVLQRIGLCYFFASLIILHTGRRGQMIWTAILLIGYWLAMAFIPFPGRTADVWALNSNLAQYLDGILLKGHLYKQDIGFDPEGLLSTIPAIAQVMLGYFTGQWLRGKSEPLAKTNGMFIAGNLLIVIGLGWSLFMPINKQLWTSSYVLYTAGIALNFLAISYWLIDIKGYARFTKPFVIYGSNAILAFFGSGIMAKSLYIWQVTRADGTRTSIKALFYDSILLPLFGNWGASLVHPLLYILIWLGILAWFYKRKIFIKL
- a CDS encoding DUF4153 domain-containing protein, whose protein sequence is MKLPSLRQISQDIQSICLRFPLVLIDVLVGTIVALLLAEQEAPDRPTVLVNILMACTLGFPLVLGLAVAAEKHRWSMAWRGGSQAAGVVLVAAYGLSLPHFMEGAPALHIARFAMLAVALILFLAVGPFGGSREQNGFWHYCKILVVRAVTVLVFAGVLQAGFSLALLALDKLFGIEIPGRRYGELWILIVGLFSTSYFMAGIPEELDKLEEEKDYPRVLKIFAQYILSAVLLVYLVILYAYIAKIILNWAWPKGWVSALILGFSVTGLATLLLLWPVRAQEENLWGRLVWHRFFIVMIPVVIMLPLAVWRRVSEYGVTESRYLLILLALYLTLLVLYFNLSKVKNIKVIPGLLALFALFASFGPWSAFQISERSQKNRLEHLLAANSLLEAGQIHKATTTVPEGAALQISSIISYLREMHGYDSIQPWFKDKLVKESEGRTVRLAPSEVTGMLGFDYLSGVRGGMGRERTLSGRERNVIEIAGYDRMIAGQFIGEATIIEPEASGVRIEPAAGMQHLTLTLTAENQAPEQLRFNVQLLAEKLYARYGSTNPETIPESEMAIEASGAHFKARVRLRRILLEVKENGIKLVNYTADLLYAPLR
- a CDS encoding alcohol dehydrogenase catalytic domain-containing protein, translated to MAISKMRAALLTGIGQFALQELPAPQIQQDDEVLVRIRMVGVCGSDIHYFTSGRIGTSLVKFPFVIGHEAAGMVEAVGAGVTRVRPGQRIAIDPARSCGRCDQCLNHRENTCRILRFLGAPDQLPGCLCELVVLQELQCYPVPEGMSFEQATLSEPLAVGVYAVERAGLSAGAHAAVLGAGPVGLAVLHVLRARGTGPLYVTEKIAARLTYASRLQPQWAGNPDQEDIEGTIRQLAPLQLDAVFECSGTLEAIHQGIHLLKPGGRLVLIGIPDEDEVVLPIHELRRKEIDILNIRRQAYCTEKAIELLAQRQVDMEAMATHHFPLEKSADAFKLVAARADGVIKAMITL
- a CDS encoding nitroreductase family protein — its product is MDALEMLFNRKSVRHFTGAAVSREALETLLRAGMAAPSAVNKQPWAFIAVTRRDILDRLAEGLPYAKMLDKAGAAIVVCGLEEKANAGMREYVIIDCSAATENILLAAEALGLGAVWTAAYPRPEREAWVRTVLGLPENVVPLCVIPVGHPTGEDRPKDKFNPANIHWERW